Sequence from the Candidatus Accumulibacter similis genome:
GCATGAGCCTGCTCACCATCCTCGCCGGCCTCGCCGCCGGCGGCCTGTTGGTCTATCTGATCGTGGCGCTGCTGTTTCCGGAGGACTTCTCATGAACGACCACGCATGGATCCTGCTCGGTCTTTTCATGGCGATGTTGCTGCTCCTGGCCCGACCAATGGGCATCTACATCTCCAGGGTCATGACGATGGGGAATCACGAGACCTGCGTCAGCGGCGTCGAGAGAGCGGTGTTCCGGGCCTGTGGTATCCAGCGCGACGAAGAGATGGGCTGGCTGCAGTATGCACTGGCGGTACTGCTGTTCAACGCGCTCGGC
This genomic interval carries:
- a CDS encoding potassium-transporting ATPase subunit F, translated to MSLLTILAGLAAGGLLVYLIVALLFPEDFS